From a single Kitasatospora azatica KCTC 9699 genomic region:
- a CDS encoding carbon-nitrogen family hydrolase — protein MRLTLIQAETDRTLPFEQRIAVACEQIAACHGADLVVLPELWATGYFHFDDYAATAQPRSGEAARALAAAARAAGVHLHAGSLVERDEQGRLYNTSLLYGPDGELLHAYRKIHLFGYDSRESALLTAGQGAAVVPTPFGRIGLAACYDLRFPELFRAQTEQGAELLLLSAAWPLARIEHWQLLLRARAIENQAMVVAVNAGGRQGEVELGGHSMVVDASGQVLLQTGSDPEIRSVDLDLTSTAQARRTFPALADRRPPSALEAVPEI, from the coding sequence ATGCGTCTCACCCTGATCCAGGCGGAGACCGACCGAACGCTGCCGTTCGAGCAGCGGATCGCCGTGGCATGCGAGCAGATCGCCGCATGCCACGGCGCGGACCTGGTCGTCCTGCCCGAACTGTGGGCCACCGGCTACTTCCACTTCGACGACTACGCCGCCACGGCCCAGCCCCGCTCGGGCGAGGCCGCCCGGGCACTGGCCGCGGCCGCTCGCGCGGCCGGCGTCCACCTGCACGCGGGCAGCCTGGTGGAGCGGGACGAGCAGGGGCGGCTCTACAACACCAGCCTGCTGTACGGGCCGGACGGCGAACTGCTGCACGCCTACCGGAAGATCCACCTCTTCGGGTACGACTCCCGGGAGTCGGCGCTGCTGACCGCAGGCCAAGGCGCCGCTGTGGTGCCCACCCCGTTCGGCCGGATCGGCCTGGCCGCCTGCTACGACCTGCGGTTCCCGGAGCTCTTCCGGGCGCAGACCGAGCAGGGAGCCGAGCTGCTGCTGCTCTCGGCCGCCTGGCCGCTCGCCCGGATCGAGCACTGGCAGCTGCTGCTGCGGGCCCGGGCGATCGAGAACCAGGCCATGGTGGTCGCGGTCAACGCGGGCGGCCGCCAGGGGGAGGTGGAGCTCGGCGGTCACAGCATGGTGGTCGACGCCTCGGGCCAGGTCCTGCTGCAGACCGGCTCCGACCCCGAGATCCGCTCCGTCGACCTGGACCTCACCAGCACCGCGCAGGCCCGCCGCACCTTTCCCGCCCTCGCCGACCGACGGCCGCCGAGCGCTCTCGAAGCTGTGCCAGAAATCTGA
- a CDS encoding alpha/beta hydrolase: MTLIVPDGIDPELARSAGLQPDLDFADPPHVRASLNRAFKFSKAMRPAPSALDGLTTTDRHVPAREGSPDIPVRVYDAADRPAASAALVFFHGGAFVAGDLETEDARCAEIARRTGALVVSVDYRLAPEHPFPAGFQDCYDVLVWVADQAAELGVDPNRIAVGGSSAGGALAAAVSLAARDLGGPRIMLQMLLYPVIDDALDTRSMKEFDTTPGWNQPNSVHMWNHYLGTGDRGEVSPYAAPWRATDLSGLPPAYVMTAEFDPLRDEGIRFAVRLLAADVPTELHQFPGAFHGFDAAAPEATLTRRSLDEQCAVLLRAAAMSVEPAPADA, encoded by the coding sequence TTGACCCTCATTGTTCCCGATGGAATCGACCCCGAACTCGCCAGGTCGGCGGGCCTCCAGCCGGATCTGGACTTCGCCGACCCGCCGCACGTCCGCGCTTCGCTGAACCGGGCGTTCAAGTTCTCCAAGGCCATGCGCCCGGCGCCGTCCGCACTGGACGGGCTCACCACGACCGACCGCCACGTGCCGGCCCGCGAAGGCTCTCCCGACATCCCGGTCCGGGTCTACGACGCCGCCGACCGCCCTGCGGCCTCCGCGGCCCTGGTCTTCTTCCACGGTGGCGCGTTCGTCGCCGGAGACCTGGAGACCGAGGACGCCCGCTGCGCCGAGATCGCCCGCCGCACCGGCGCGCTGGTGGTCTCCGTCGACTACCGGCTCGCCCCGGAACACCCGTTCCCGGCCGGCTTCCAGGACTGCTACGACGTCCTGGTCTGGGTGGCCGACCAGGCTGCCGAACTCGGCGTGGACCCGAACCGGATCGCGGTCGGCGGCAGCAGCGCCGGCGGCGCGCTGGCAGCGGCGGTGTCACTGGCGGCCCGCGACCTGGGCGGCCCGCGCATCATGCTGCAGATGCTGCTCTACCCGGTGATCGACGACGCGCTGGACACCAGGTCGATGAAGGAGTTCGACACGACCCCGGGCTGGAACCAGCCCAACAGCGTGCACATGTGGAACCACTACCTCGGGACCGGGGACCGCGGCGAGGTCTCGCCGTACGCCGCCCCGTGGCGGGCCACGGACCTGTCCGGGCTGCCCCCGGCCTACGTCATGACGGCCGAGTTCGACCCGCTGCGCGACGAGGGGATCCGGTTCGCCGTCCGGCTGCTCGCCGCCGACGTGCCGACCGAGCTGCACCAGTTCCCCGGCGCCTTCCACGGCTTCGACGCGGCCGCCCCCGAGGCGACGCTGACCCGCCGCTCGCTCGACGAGCAGTGCGCGGTGCTGCTGCGAGCAGCCGCCATGAGTGTGGAGCCCGCCCCGGCCGACGCCTGA
- a CDS encoding phosphopantetheine-binding protein — MTEGQTPSLAVPVDEVAQLWGRLLHREDVAHDVSFIELGGDSLLIIAMLSEIEEQFEVYLEAEEVLADLTVRGIASAIAKARAEA, encoded by the coding sequence ATGACCGAGGGACAGACGCCCTCCCTGGCAGTACCGGTGGACGAGGTCGCACAGCTGTGGGGCAGGTTGCTGCACCGCGAGGACGTCGCACACGACGTGTCGTTCATCGAGCTGGGCGGCGACTCGCTGCTGATCATCGCGATGCTCTCGGAGATCGAGGAGCAGTTCGAGGTCTACCTGGAGGCCGAGGAGGTACTGGCGGACCTGACCGTGCGCGGTATCGCCTCGGCCATCGCGAAGGCGCGCGCCGAGGCGTGA
- a CDS encoding AMP-binding protein, giving the protein MRTDHPSASTEAVDDPRPGVLMDWLRAARTGGVRLVERGETRLVPWSQVHQDVEALAAGLARRGVGPGDRIGIRGHNSYEWLALDLALLHLGAVPVAVPVPDFKGTSNAQVAARYGLAAMFAGKESRSGTDGPEVGALEQVLTEPAVEPVADPPAPEGEQVRVSDREVFTLAFSSGTAGRVKCLLLAWPGVQALVEAQSAAYPCGPEDRIMIALPLSTFQQRYLCYLAIRNGCEVIMTTAARMLPTLPLTKPTIMLGPPNFYEFVEKRYRNLDPDKRARLDAAAASAEQLPDAQARELRRSVFREFHDMYGGSLRLMLVGSAPVRPGMLEFFTHAGFELYQIYGMTEIGYLTWNRREGNRLGSVGTEVYPGTVRIGEDGEVLVQHQWHLCVGYEGESPEDTALVFRAADTIATGDIGEFDADGYLHLKGRKKNIIITTGGQKIQTEDLEAELCRPSSVHQAALFQVETGVLAAAAFYEGSEEQTRAAVLGAITQINSRLGTDLQIRHLALLEGALTPESPLLNRNLKINREAVRTAVADRLAPL; this is encoded by the coding sequence GTGCGTACTGACCACCCGTCCGCCTCGACCGAAGCCGTCGACGACCCGCGCCCCGGCGTACTGATGGACTGGCTGCGCGCCGCCCGCACCGGCGGTGTCCGCCTCGTCGAGCGGGGCGAGACCCGGCTCGTCCCGTGGAGCCAGGTCCACCAGGACGTCGAAGCGCTCGCCGCCGGGCTCGCCCGGCGGGGCGTCGGCCCCGGCGACCGGATCGGCATCCGAGGCCACAACTCCTACGAGTGGCTCGCCCTCGATCTGGCCCTGCTGCACCTGGGCGCCGTCCCGGTGGCGGTCCCGGTGCCGGACTTCAAGGGGACGTCGAACGCACAGGTGGCCGCCCGCTACGGCCTGGCGGCGATGTTCGCCGGGAAGGAGAGCCGCTCCGGCACGGACGGCCCCGAAGTCGGCGCGCTGGAACAGGTCCTGACCGAGCCGGCCGTCGAGCCGGTCGCCGATCCGCCGGCCCCGGAGGGCGAGCAGGTCCGGGTGAGCGACCGCGAGGTGTTCACCCTGGCCTTCTCCTCGGGGACGGCCGGCCGGGTCAAGTGCCTGCTGCTCGCCTGGCCCGGGGTGCAGGCCCTGGTCGAGGCGCAGAGCGCGGCCTACCCCTGCGGGCCCGAGGACCGCATCATGATCGCGCTGCCGCTGTCCACCTTCCAGCAGCGGTACCTGTGCTACCTCGCCATCCGCAACGGCTGCGAGGTCATCATGACGACGGCGGCGCGGATGCTGCCGACGCTGCCGCTGACCAAGCCCACCATCATGCTCGGCCCGCCGAACTTCTACGAGTTCGTCGAGAAGCGCTACCGCAACCTGGACCCGGACAAGCGCGCCCGGTTGGACGCGGCCGCCGCCTCGGCGGAGCAACTGCCCGATGCGCAGGCACGCGAGCTGCGGCGCTCGGTGTTCCGCGAGTTCCACGACATGTACGGCGGCTCGCTGCGCCTGATGCTGGTCGGCTCCGCACCGGTCCGTCCCGGCATGCTGGAGTTCTTCACCCACGCCGGATTCGAGCTCTACCAGATCTACGGCATGACCGAGATCGGGTACCTCACCTGGAACCGGCGCGAAGGCAACCGGCTGGGCTCGGTGGGCACCGAGGTGTACCCGGGCACGGTGCGGATCGGCGAGGACGGCGAGGTGCTGGTCCAGCACCAGTGGCACCTGTGTGTCGGCTACGAGGGCGAGTCGCCCGAGGACACCGCCCTGGTCTTCCGTGCCGCCGACACCATCGCCACCGGGGACATCGGCGAGTTCGACGCCGACGGCTACCTGCACCTGAAGGGCCGGAAGAAGAACATCATCATCACCACCGGCGGCCAGAAGATCCAGACCGAGGATCTGGAGGCCGAGCTGTGCCGGCCGAGCAGTGTGCACCAGGCGGCACTGTTCCAGGTCGAGACCGGGGTGCTGGCCGCCGCCGCCTTCTACGAGGGCTCCGAGGAGCAGACCCGGGCCGCCGTGCTGGGGGCCATCACCCAGATCAACTCCCGGCTCGGAACAGATCTGCAGATCCGCCACCTGGCACTGCTGGAGGGCGCGCTGACGCCGGAGAGCCCGCTGCTCAACCGGAACCTGAAGATCAACCGGGAAGCGGTCAGGACCGCGGTGGCCGACCGCCTGGCACCACTGTAG
- a CDS encoding MFS transporter translates to MSTDTDAERSQAPDRSILQVVLKSPRPVKVLVAGVFLNRTGSFFSTFLVLFLRQLGFSLTQMPIVLLFVGAATPIGSLLGGWAADRFSRRIALVSSTLLASGGLAVIGLSPNRNTALVGVFLAALFAQAYLPAASALLVDNTRERDRVPTFAFFRLALNLGAALGPVIAVFIAPHGLKGLFLASACCYAVFAAVLWFGLRHPSAKPTDAEAGPAADQDRTGHTPLGLLAFFGAVLGITVVYVQYSSTVSLAVSAAHSASAYASLLTLNGVLVIIAEMPLSAWTRRLPWWVPMALGTAAMAIGIAMCGALHSYLLIALGVVVWSAGEMLFSPVVSSATAALSPADRIGRYQGYLATVQAVAFALGPAIGIFVYGRSTGALWAACLVVGVLACAGIAVAGRSAHRLAARSASASA, encoded by the coding sequence ATGAGCACGGACACCGACGCCGAGCGGTCGCAGGCCCCGGACCGCTCGATCCTCCAGGTGGTGCTGAAGTCTCCGCGACCGGTCAAGGTCCTGGTGGCCGGGGTGTTCCTCAATCGCACCGGTTCGTTCTTCTCCACCTTCCTGGTGCTCTTCCTGCGACAACTCGGCTTCTCGCTCACGCAGATGCCGATCGTGCTGCTCTTCGTCGGTGCGGCCACCCCGATCGGCTCGCTGTTGGGCGGCTGGGCCGCGGACCGCTTCTCCCGGCGGATCGCCCTGGTCTCCTCGACCCTGCTCGCCAGCGGCGGGCTGGCGGTGATCGGCCTCTCCCCCAACCGGAACACGGCCCTGGTCGGCGTGTTCCTCGCCGCCCTGTTCGCGCAGGCGTACCTGCCCGCCGCGTCCGCGCTGCTGGTGGACAACACCCGCGAACGGGACCGGGTGCCGACCTTCGCGTTCTTCCGGCTGGCGCTGAACCTCGGTGCGGCGCTCGGCCCGGTGATCGCCGTCTTCATCGCGCCCCACGGTCTCAAGGGCCTCTTCCTGGCCAGCGCGTGCTGCTACGCGGTCTTCGCCGCCGTGCTCTGGTTCGGGCTTCGCCACCCCTCGGCGAAGCCGACCGACGCCGAGGCGGGGCCGGCGGCCGACCAGGACCGGACCGGGCACACCCCGCTGGGCCTGCTCGCCTTCTTCGGGGCGGTGCTCGGCATCACCGTGGTGTACGTCCAGTACTCCTCGACGGTCTCACTGGCGGTCAGCGCCGCGCACAGCGCCAGTGCCTACGCCTCGCTGCTGACCCTCAACGGTGTCCTGGTCATCATCGCCGAGATGCCGCTGAGCGCCTGGACCAGGCGCCTGCCCTGGTGGGTCCCGATGGCGCTGGGCACCGCCGCGATGGCGATCGGCATCGCCATGTGCGGGGCGCTGCACTCCTACCTCCTGATCGCCCTCGGCGTGGTCGTCTGGTCGGCCGGCGAGATGCTCTTCTCGCCCGTTGTCAGCAGCGCCACGGCCGCGCTCTCGCCCGCCGACCGGATCGGCCGCTACCAGGGCTATCTGGCCACCGTCCAGGCGGTGGCCTTCGCCCTGGGGCCCGCCATCGGCATCTTCGTCTACGGCCGGTCCACCGGGGCCCTGTGGGCGGCCTGCCTGGTCGTCGGCGTCCTCGCCTGCGCCGGGATCGCCGTGGCCGGGCGGTCCGCGCACCGCTTGGCGGCGCGGTCGGCCTCGGCCAGTGCCTGA
- a CDS encoding ATP-grasp domain-containing protein has translation MTESHVVGSYDPEVLEALVRKVAPDGLLTYDELLVEPVARLAASVGLPYTDAEAVRHCKDKSALRALLSEAGVSPVRFAVALTEQEAIRAADEIGYPVVLKPRALGGSIGVVRVQDEKELLTAFTVAADAQAPDGTASAHSGVLIEEYLDGPEYSVDCVTWEGRTTPLVVAEKEIGFPPYFEETGHIVPAAEHPDLAAAIDMVVQAHAVVGLDRLVSHSEFKLTSRGPRIVEINVRLGGDLIPYLGHLSSGVDVAGAAASVAVGLEPDLSTDRSVHAAIGMIYPEQDIRLESVALRGEAEHPGLEQFTTFVPAGTEVKLPPEGFLSRIAIAIVTAESRPDCQARLAAVRADVVVEGTPLGAR, from the coding sequence GTGACAGAGTCTCATGTGGTCGGCTCCTACGATCCGGAGGTGCTGGAGGCCCTGGTCCGCAAGGTCGCGCCGGACGGGCTGCTCACCTACGACGAGCTGCTGGTCGAGCCGGTGGCCAGGCTGGCCGCCTCGGTGGGACTGCCGTACACCGACGCCGAGGCGGTCCGCCACTGCAAGGACAAGAGCGCCCTGCGCGCCCTGCTCTCCGAGGCCGGCGTGAGCCCGGTCCGGTTCGCGGTGGCCCTGACCGAGCAGGAGGCGATACGCGCCGCCGATGAGATCGGCTATCCGGTCGTGCTCAAGCCGCGCGCCCTCGGCGGGAGCATCGGCGTCGTCCGGGTCCAGGACGAGAAGGAGCTGCTGACCGCCTTCACGGTCGCAGCCGACGCGCAGGCTCCCGACGGCACCGCCTCCGCCCACAGCGGTGTCCTGATCGAGGAGTACCTCGACGGCCCCGAGTACAGCGTCGACTGCGTGACCTGGGAGGGCCGCACCACGCCGCTGGTCGTCGCGGAGAAGGAGATCGGCTTCCCGCCGTACTTCGAGGAGACCGGCCACATCGTCCCGGCGGCGGAGCACCCGGACCTGGCGGCCGCCATCGACATGGTGGTCCAGGCACACGCGGTGGTCGGGCTGGACCGCCTGGTCAGCCACAGCGAGTTCAAGCTGACCAGCCGCGGACCGCGGATCGTGGAGATCAACGTACGGCTCGGCGGCGACCTGATCCCCTACCTCGGTCACCTCTCCAGCGGAGTCGATGTGGCGGGTGCCGCCGCCAGTGTGGCGGTGGGTCTGGAGCCGGACCTGTCGACGGACCGCTCGGTGCACGCGGCGATCGGCATGATCTACCCCGAGCAGGACATCCGGCTGGAGTCCGTGGCGCTGCGCGGCGAGGCCGAGCACCCGGGCCTGGAACAGTTCACCACGTTCGTACCGGCCGGCACCGAGGTCAAGTTGCCGCCGGAGGGGTTCCTCTCCCGCATCGCGATCGCGATCGTCACCGCGGAGAGCCGCCCGGACTGTCAGGCAAGGCTCGCAGCCGTGCGGGCCGACGTGGTCGTCGAAGGTACGCCGCTGGGCGCCCGATGA
- the pdxR gene encoding MocR-like pyridoxine biosynthesis transcription factor PdxR codes for MSTEWSTASLDLHLELDLSRRHGRADRLVAAIREAIDAGRLLPGGKMPSTRSMALQLEVARGTVASAYEQLVVAGYLEVSHGSGTRVAPLRSRSEDARTSSGPAAAGSPAPSWNLRPGLPDVTLFPRTAWVAATQRVLREAPAEALDYGDPRGRPELRLALANYLGRARGVVAHPDRIVVCHGFTQALGLLAKVIADRKAPTMTFEDPSYPLFREIVRTAGLSTLTAEVDDQGLRPETLGPSSAVLVTPIHQYPLGAELSARRRQELIAWAREADAVIIEDDYDGEFQFHRKPTGALQALDPGRVVYAGTTSKTLAPGLRLSWLVLPPDWVEPVAVAKRNADQHSAALGQMVLAQLITSGAYDRHIRRCRAQYRERRARLAEVLADHVPQVELVGPSAGLHALVRWAEDGPSERDMLLAAKRESLALSTLGPYWATPGPHQPGLVLGYASPPQHGYAGALAALTRAFGRVFDQGTRNTP; via the coding sequence ATGTCTACTGAATGGTCCACCGCGTCGCTCGATCTTCATCTGGAATTGGATCTGAGCCGACGCCACGGACGGGCGGACAGGTTGGTGGCGGCGATTCGCGAGGCGATTGATGCCGGCCGACTGCTGCCCGGCGGCAAGATGCCGTCCACTCGCAGCATGGCATTGCAACTCGAGGTCGCCCGCGGGACAGTGGCCAGCGCCTACGAGCAACTCGTGGTCGCCGGGTACCTGGAGGTCAGTCACGGCTCGGGTACCCGGGTGGCACCGCTGCGGAGCCGGAGCGAGGACGCCCGGACATCGAGTGGACCGGCGGCCGCAGGCTCACCCGCGCCGAGCTGGAACCTGCGCCCGGGGCTGCCGGACGTCACGCTCTTCCCACGGACGGCATGGGTGGCGGCCACCCAACGGGTGCTCCGCGAGGCCCCGGCGGAAGCCCTCGACTACGGAGACCCGCGCGGCCGACCCGAGTTGCGCCTCGCCCTGGCCAACTACCTGGGGCGGGCCCGGGGTGTGGTCGCCCACCCGGACCGGATCGTGGTCTGCCACGGCTTCACCCAGGCGCTCGGCCTGCTGGCCAAGGTGATCGCCGACCGGAAGGCGCCGACCATGACCTTCGAGGATCCGTCGTACCCGCTGTTCCGGGAGATCGTCCGCACCGCCGGGCTGAGCACGCTGACCGCCGAGGTCGACGACCAGGGGCTGCGTCCCGAGACCCTCGGCCCGTCGAGCGCGGTGCTGGTCACCCCGATCCACCAGTACCCGCTCGGCGCGGAGCTCTCCGCCCGCCGCCGCCAGGAGCTGATCGCCTGGGCGCGCGAGGCCGACGCGGTCATCATCGAGGACGACTACGACGGGGAGTTCCAGTTCCACCGCAAGCCGACCGGGGCGCTGCAGGCGCTGGACCCCGGTCGGGTCGTCTACGCCGGCACGACCAGCAAGACGCTGGCCCCCGGCCTTCGGCTCTCCTGGCTGGTGCTGCCGCCCGACTGGGTCGAGCCGGTGGCGGTGGCCAAGCGCAACGCCGATCAACACTCGGCCGCGCTGGGCCAGATGGTGCTGGCCCAACTGATCACCTCCGGTGCTTACGACCGGCACATCCGGCGCTGCCGGGCCCAGTACCGGGAGCGGCGCGCGCGGCTCGCCGAAGTGCTGGCCGACCACGTGCCCCAGGTCGAGCTCGTGGGCCCGAGCGCGGGTCTGCACGCCTTGGTCCGATGGGCCGAGGACGGGCCCAGCGAGCGCGACATGCTGCTCGCCGCGAAGCGGGAGTCGCTCGCCCTGAGCACGCTGGGGCCCTACTGGGCAACGCCCGGTCCGCACCAGCCGGGTCTGGTGCTCGGCTACGCCTCGCCGCCGCAGCACGGCTACGCGGGCGCCCTGGCCGCCCTGACCAGGGCCTTCGGCAGGGTCTTCGACCAAGGCACCCGGAACACGCCCTAG
- a CDS encoding ATP-grasp domain-containing protein, translated as MSELPPLDGLDVVLAMRQGLLTRHDHVETMFRLGLAVHLVTEDAGAQQDPRYASVRLLPSGSATGALLDAVKDVLHQRDAAFAVTFQETDIEAVGEANAARGVSWSRPVADATARDKARQRAHFAAAGLPTPGHWAIGDRQLTAGLPEVGYPCVVKPTRGASSSHVELVADAAGALRVLAEIRTLAASGQNHFYDQLDDSWALLEEFLPGEEVTCDGVVVDGEFQLGGIHSKVLSPPPFFEEDLYTLPGVDQATEEELTAVMRRLSRSLDLETCLLNAEFRKDTEGRFRLVEFSTRISGGHVYRNIRDAHRIDLVEAFLLAAAGRSAAARAAAARRTPARLATCIRFVYRSGTVAANQVGEAWRHPGFRAYYALAAPGDRIGHAPEGFDICGLLSVWSTPDPAGHPIGIHQLAAEVEALLDIRVD; from the coding sequence ATGAGTGAGCTGCCCCCGCTGGACGGACTGGACGTCGTGTTGGCGATGCGCCAGGGCCTGCTGACCCGCCACGACCATGTCGAGACGATGTTCCGGCTCGGCCTGGCCGTTCACCTGGTCACCGAGGACGCCGGCGCCCAGCAGGACCCCCGCTACGCCTCGGTGCGGCTGCTGCCGTCGGGCAGCGCCACCGGCGCGCTGCTCGATGCGGTCAAGGACGTGCTGCACCAGCGGGACGCGGCCTTCGCGGTCACCTTCCAGGAGACCGACATCGAGGCCGTCGGCGAGGCCAACGCCGCCCGTGGGGTGAGCTGGTCCCGACCCGTGGCGGACGCGACCGCGCGTGACAAGGCGCGGCAGCGGGCGCACTTCGCGGCAGCCGGGCTGCCGACGCCGGGCCACTGGGCGATCGGCGACCGGCAGCTGACCGCGGGCCTGCCCGAGGTCGGCTACCCCTGTGTCGTCAAGCCCACCCGGGGCGCGAGCAGTTCGCACGTGGAGCTGGTGGCGGACGCAGCGGGCGCGCTACGGGTCCTGGCGGAGATCCGGACGCTGGCCGCCTCCGGTCAGAACCACTTCTACGACCAGCTCGACGACAGCTGGGCGCTCCTGGAGGAGTTCCTTCCCGGGGAGGAGGTCACCTGCGACGGGGTGGTCGTCGACGGCGAGTTCCAGCTGGGCGGGATCCACTCGAAGGTCCTCAGTCCGCCGCCGTTCTTCGAGGAGGACCTGTACACCCTGCCCGGGGTCGACCAGGCCACCGAGGAGGAACTCACCGCGGTGATGCGCCGGTTGAGCAGGTCGCTGGATCTGGAGACCTGCCTGCTGAACGCCGAGTTCCGCAAGGACACCGAAGGGCGTTTCCGGCTGGTCGAGTTCAGCACCCGGATCAGCGGCGGTCACGTGTACCGCAACATCCGGGACGCTCACCGCATCGACCTGGTCGAGGCCTTCCTGCTGGCCGCCGCAGGTCGGTCCGCCGCTGCCCGGGCCGCGGCCGCCCGCCGCACTCCGGCCCGCCTGGCCACCTGCATCCGATTCGTCTACCGGTCCGGCACGGTCGCGGCCAACCAGGTCGGCGAGGCCTGGCGCCATCCGGGCTTTCGCGCGTACTACGCGCTCGCCGCTCCCGGCGACCGGATCGGGCACGCCCCTGAGGGGTTCGACATCTGCGGCCTTCTGTCGGTCTGGTCCACTCCGGATCCGGCCGGGCACCCGATCGGGATCCATCAGCTGGCGGCCGAGGTGGAGGCGTTGCTCGACATCAGGGTGGACTAG
- a CDS encoding MFS transporter: MTALTDAAPGTSPRRSVATVVRHAPRPVKLLVTGVFVNRLGSFFATFATLFLQSRGFSGALLTYALTAIAAASMIGSWAGGVLAGRYGNHRVIVLSMAASSASLVLLSQAHQHLTVGLAVCLVSTTSQAYVPAASTLLAAHSSPEDRVPIFALFRLALNLGSAVGPLLAGLLALHSFTTLFAVNAATCALCAAVLQWGARSRSGSDGPQQQDEPAPDDRAGAAERARTGQVRILCGLLFVVAAVYALHLSALPLQLTADGQSAAFYAMLLSVNGFVVLGGELPISSVTRRAPWRVPLAGGVLVMATGLVLAGLLRQSWAIIGGIVLFTVGEMIFAPVANAAVAALAPQSQLARYQGLLAVAQTAGFTIGPAVGVALWNEARHGFWIGVLALAAVLALAILLIGTTRGETNE, encoded by the coding sequence GTGACGGCTCTCACCGACGCGGCACCCGGCACCTCGCCGCGCAGGTCCGTGGCCACGGTGGTCCGGCATGCCCCACGGCCCGTCAAGCTCCTGGTCACGGGCGTCTTCGTGAACCGCCTCGGATCGTTCTTCGCCACCTTCGCGACGCTCTTCCTGCAGAGCCGTGGCTTCTCCGGCGCACTGCTCACCTACGCGCTGACGGCGATCGCGGCGGCGAGCATGATCGGTTCCTGGGCCGGCGGGGTGCTCGCGGGGCGGTACGGGAACCATCGGGTGATCGTGCTCTCGATGGCGGCCTCCTCGGCCTCGCTCGTGCTGCTCTCGCAGGCTCACCAGCACCTCACCGTCGGCCTGGCGGTCTGCCTGGTCTCGACCACCTCCCAGGCCTACGTGCCGGCCGCGAGCACTCTGCTCGCGGCGCACAGCAGTCCCGAGGACCGGGTGCCGATCTTCGCGCTGTTCCGGCTGGCGCTGAACCTGGGCAGTGCCGTGGGCCCGCTGCTGGCCGGCCTGCTCGCCCTGCACTCCTTCACCACGCTGTTCGCGGTCAATGCCGCGACCTGTGCGCTCTGCGCGGCGGTGTTGCAGTGGGGAGCCCGCAGCCGGTCCGGCTCGGACGGCCCGCAGCAGCAGGACGAACCCGCGCCAGACGATCGCGCCGGCGCGGCCGAGCGGGCTCGGACGGGCCAGGTGCGCATCCTGTGCGGCCTGCTCTTCGTGGTCGCCGCGGTGTACGCCCTGCACCTCTCCGCCCTGCCGCTGCAGCTCACCGCCGACGGGCAGTCAGCGGCCTTCTACGCGATGCTGCTCTCCGTCAACGGCTTCGTCGTGCTCGGCGGGGAACTGCCGATCAGCTCCGTCACCCGACGGGCTCCATGGCGCGTCCCGCTGGCCGGAGGGGTCCTGGTGATGGCGACGGGGCTGGTGCTGGCCGGCCTGCTGCGCCAGAGCTGGGCCATCATCGGCGGGATCGTGCTGTTCACCGTCGGCGAGATGATCTTCGCGCCGGTCGCGAACGCCGCCGTCGCGGCGCTCGCCCCGCAGAGCCAACTCGCCCGCTACCAAGGCTTGCTGGCCGTTGCCCAGACCGCCGGCTTCACGATCGGCCCGGCGGTCGGGGTCGCGCTCTGGAACGAGGCTCGCCACGGCTTCTGGATCGGGGTGCTCGCCCTCGCCGCGGTCCTGGCGCTGGCCATCCTGTTGATCGGAACCACCCGAGGTGAGACGAATGAGTGA